Proteins encoded within one genomic window of Desulfobulbaceae bacterium:
- the thiE gene encoding thiamine phosphate synthase, translating to MPTASTHKTRLKHFIEKVTLYPVSCEELANGRSDIEWLEAVLAGGAKIVQLRDKLSDDKTVFEKAKIFRKKTQQANALLIINNRIDIALAVGADGVHLGNSDLPANEARKLAPEMIIGVSANTEDQAAKAAGLGASYYNIGPIFPTSTKEGLSSFLGTGAIKLFSSHSDLPFTVMGGIKLNHVAELTAHGAHRIAVVTAITQAEEMATETRLWLDQLKQER from the coding sequence ATGCCCACCGCATCGACACACAAAACCCGCCTCAAACATTTCATCGAAAAGGTGACCCTGTATCCAGTTTCCTGTGAAGAACTGGCCAATGGCCGAAGTGACATCGAATGGCTTGAAGCAGTGCTTGCCGGTGGCGCAAAAATTGTTCAACTTCGCGACAAACTCTCTGACGACAAAACTGTGTTTGAGAAGGCAAAAATTTTTCGAAAAAAAACGCAGCAGGCCAATGCGCTTCTCATCATAAACAACAGAATCGATATTGCCTTAGCTGTTGGTGCCGATGGCGTTCATCTTGGCAACAGTGACTTGCCAGCCAACGAGGCTCGAAAACTGGCTCCGGAAATGATCATAGGCGTTTCAGCAAACACTGAAGATCAGGCCGCAAAGGCTGCGGGATTAGGCGCTTCCTACTATAATATCGGACCTATCTTTCCGACATCGACCAAAGAGGGTCTGTCTTCTTTTCTTGGAACAGGAGCGATCAAACTATTCTCATCACATTCAGATCTGCCTTTCACCGTCATGGGGGGAATCAAGCTCAACCATGTTGCAGAGCTAACCGCCCATGGCGCTCATCGAATTGCGGTAGTCACTGCAATCACCCAGGCAGAAGAGATGGCCACCGAAACCAGACTCTGGCTTGACCAACTAAAACAAGAGCGGTAA
- a CDS encoding citrate synthase, translating to MGFEKFLNGQKVELVLDGEKFEFPIVEGTEGEKAIDISSLRSSTSLITLDYGFVNTGSCTSKITFLDGEKGILSYRGYAIEELAEQCLFVEVAYLLVHGCLPTETELDHFKHLMNKYSLLHEDMVHFFDRFPPGSPPMSILSSMVNSLCVFYPEMIDNPLENLDRMAARLISKVRTIAAFSYRKAMGHRLVYPRHDYSYCANFLNMMFDSPVMPYEVDPIVVNALNKLLILHGDHEQNCSTSTVRLVGSAHVNLYASISAGISALWGPLHGGANQAVIEMLERIYYEGGNYKKYIEKAKDKNDPFRLVGFGHRVYKSNDPRARIIKKACDDVLTALNVSDPLLDIAKEIEEVALTDDYFISRNLYPNVDFYSGIIYKAIGIPTDMFTVMFALGRLPGWIAHWKEMWDDENWRIGRPRQIYIGPQKRRFVPIGARSVCQEK from the coding sequence ATGGGATTTGAAAAATTTTTAAATGGTCAGAAGGTTGAGTTGGTTCTTGACGGAGAAAAGTTTGAGTTTCCTATTGTTGAAGGTACTGAGGGTGAGAAGGCGATTGATATCAGTTCGTTGCGCTCAAGCACCTCTCTGATTACCCTGGACTATGGTTTTGTTAATACGGGTTCCTGTACAAGTAAAATAACCTTTCTTGATGGTGAAAAAGGGATTCTGAGCTATCGTGGCTACGCGATAGAAGAGTTGGCTGAACAATGTCTTTTTGTCGAGGTTGCTTATCTCTTGGTTCATGGCTGTCTGCCAACCGAAACTGAGCTTGATCATTTTAAGCATCTTATGAATAAGTATTCGCTGCTTCATGAGGATATGGTTCACTTTTTTGACCGGTTTCCTCCTGGCTCGCCGCCAATGTCAATTTTATCCTCAATGGTAAACTCTCTCTGTGTGTTTTATCCTGAGATGATTGATAATCCGTTGGAGAATCTGGACAGAATGGCCGCACGCTTAATCTCAAAAGTGAGAACCATAGCGGCCTTTTCCTACAGAAAAGCAATGGGGCACCGTTTGGTCTACCCCCGACATGATTATTCGTACTGTGCTAACTTTTTGAACATGATGTTTGACTCGCCAGTAATGCCTTACGAGGTCGACCCCATAGTGGTTAATGCCTTAAATAAACTTTTAATTTTACATGGTGATCATGAACAAAACTGCTCGACATCGACGGTTCGTCTTGTCGGCAGTGCTCATGTGAATCTTTATGCCTCGATTTCAGCGGGCATAAGTGCTCTCTGGGGCCCATTGCATGGCGGTGCAAATCAGGCGGTTATTGAGATGCTGGAAAGAATCTATTATGAGGGCGGAAACTATAAAAAATATATTGAAAAAGCCAAAGATAAAAACGATCCATTTCGTCTGGTTGGCTTTGGGCACCGGGTATACAAGAGTAATGATCCCCGGGCTCGGATTATTAAGAAAGCCTGCGATGATGTATTGACGGCTTTAAATGTCTCTGATCCATTGCTTGATATTGCCAAAGAGATTGAAGAAGTGGCCTTGACTGATGACTATTTTATCTCCCGTAATCTCTATCCTAATGTCGATTTCTATAGTGGTATTATCTATAAGGCCATTGGTATTCCAACTGACATGTTCACGGTGATGTTTGCCCTGGGCCGTCTGCCAGGCTGGATAGCGCACTGGAAGGAGATGTGGGATGATGAGAACTGGCGCATCGGTAGACCACGCCAGATCTACATCGGGCCCCAAAAAAGAAGATTTGTCCCTATTGGCGCTCGCAGTGTTTGCCAGGAAAAATGA